The following are from one region of the Verrucomicrobiota bacterium genome:
- a CDS encoding type II toxin-antitoxin system VapC family toxin — translation MTSEDKRLFVDTNILLTASDADRQHHVDCLKVIETSQSGEFSLFTNGQVFREYLVVATRPKLNNGLGMRPKSALSNLAEFRSCIHLLEENAFVVERLVSIIRKHNLSGKHIHDGNIAATMLEHGLQNLLTLNPADFKGIDGISMVNPAILSKRS, via the coding sequence ATGACCTCGGAAGATAAGCGACTCTTTGTAGACACGAATATTCTTTTAACGGCCAGTGATGCAGATCGCCAGCATCATGTGGACTGCTTGAAAGTTATTGAAACCTCGCAGTCTGGTGAGTTTTCATTGTTCACCAACGGTCAAGTATTTCGTGAATATCTAGTTGTGGCTACCCGCCCTAAGTTGAACAATGGACTTGGAATGCGTCCCAAGAGCGCGCTGAGCAATCTTGCTGAGTTCAGGTCCTGTATTCACTTGCTTGAGGAAAATGCCTTTGTTGTTGAAAGACTCGTCTCAATCATTCGGAAGCATAATCTGAGTGGTAAGCACATTCATGATGGCAACATTGCCGCCACCATGCTTGAGCATGGGTTGCAAAATCTTCTCACTCTAAATCCAGCCGATTTTAAGGGAATAGACGGGATTAGCATGGTGAATCCTGCAATTCTTTCGAAGCGCTCCTAG
- a CDS encoding type II toxin-antitoxin system VapC family toxin: protein MGFLLDTCVVIWYFNGSEKLPTAVVAKLRDPLNDVFVSDASIFEMVIKYSLGKLPLAKPPSRWMDPLIGRHGLTKLPVDTAAIYGLVKLPLLHRDPFDRLLVSQAQCKNLVLVTNYQKIRQYKVKVTWD, encoded by the coding sequence TATTTGGTACTTCAATGGAAGCGAAAAACTTCCCACCGCAGTAGTAGCCAAGCTGCGTGATCCGCTGAACGACGTTTTCGTCAGCGATGCCAGCATTTTCGAAATGGTCATAAAATATAGCTTGGGCAAGTTACCTTTGGCCAAACCGCCCTCACGATGGATGGATCCGCTCATTGGCAGGCATGGCCTTACGAAGCTTCCAGTGGATACCGCCGCTATATACGGACTTGTAAAATTACCGCTGTTGCACCGCGATCCGTTCGACCGGTTACTCGTAAGCCAGGCACAATGCAAAAACCTGGTATTGGTTACGAACTATCAGAAAATTCGGCAGTACAAAGTCAAGGTAACCTGGGATTGA